The DNA segment AAGGGCTACGTGCTGGGCATCGTGCTGGCCTTCGGCCTCACTAGCCTGGCAGTGTCGACCCAATTTGGCCGGGACTTGCTCGGCACCTTGACCTCGATGTTCAACCCATTGCCGGCGATTGCCTTGCTGCCGCTGGCGCTGCTCTGGTTTGGCCTGGGCGATAACAGCCTGATCTTCGTTCTGGTGCACTCGGTGCTGTGGGCGCTGGCGCTGAATACCTATGCAGGTTTTCTTGGCGTGTCCGAGACGCTGCGCATGGCTGGGCGAAACTATGGCCTGAAGGGTTTGCGCCTGGTGCTGCACATCCTGGTGCCGGCGGCGCTGCCGTCGATCTTGTCGGGTTTGAAAATCGGCTGGGCGTTTGCCTGGCGCACGCTGATCGCTGCCGAACTGGTGTTTGGTGCCAGCAGCGGCAAGGGCGGGCTGGGCTGGTACATTTTCCAGAACCGTAATGAGCTGTACACCGACAAGGTATTCGCCGGCTTGGCGGTGGTGATCTTGATCGGCCTGTTGGTGGAAGGGCTGGTGTTCAATACCCTGGAGCGGGTGACGGTACGGCGTTGGGGAATGCAGCGTTAGTCAGGTCTTTATCGCGGGGCAAGCCCGCTCCCACGCTGATTTGATGAGCCTTTGAGGGCGTGGGAGCGGGCTTGCCCCGCGATGAGGTGCGCATGAGCGATGCAGCTCTCAGGCCTGGTACTGGGCAGCTGCACTGCTCAAGGTCCGCCCGATCTCTTCACGCAGCGTCTGCGGCTGCTCCACCACCAAGCCATCGCCCTGGCTCAACAGCCACCAGCGCAGCGGCCAGCCATCGGTGACTGTGGCGCGCATCCGGTGCCCTTGTTCGAGCGCCGTTAGCTGCATATCCGCGCTCAACGGCGCCTCGCGCAGCTGGCGCGCGAGCCCATCGCTGACCCACGCCTGGATCTGCACCCCTGCGCCCTGCACGGGTTGCAGCGCATCATCACGCAAGAATCCCTGCAAATCGAAGTTGCCGCGCAGCTCGCCGACGGCGGTGGCCGACCAGTGCCAGCCAAACGGAATGCTCTTGTCGTTGCGCTCAAGCGGAAAGATCAGCGACAGCTCATTGAGGTCACGCTCGACCGTGCGCTTGCTGACGCTAAAGCCAACGTCGCGCAGGCGCCAGACCAGTTCGGCACTGGTAACGCCAGGGGAGCGGCTGGGCAATTGGCGCAGCAGCGCCCATTGACGGCTGAGGGTGGCGCGGGTGGTGGCGAACGGCAAAAGGTAACGTCCTTGTCTAGGCTTGCCGCAATAGGATGGCGGCACGAGCGGGGTATGGCAATTCGCCACACCGTGCTCAGATCAAGGAAGATGCATTTGGTTGCCTTCCATCAGATCGTTCGCGACAGGTTTCGTCGTGGCATCGCGCAGAATCACGCCTCAACACGGCTGCGGTCGGGGCTGTGTGTCGTTCAATGAGGATGAACATGTCTGCTGCCAGCAATATCCATTCGCTGCTCGCGCGTCTTCTGCCGGCGCGGATCGCCCCTGTGCCGGCCCGGCCGCGCCAGCGCCAACGGCTGTTCGCCGGGGTGGGCATGCCCAGCCAGCGGGCGCCGTTGGGCGAGCGCTTTGGCCTGGTCAGTCGCCTGGATGAAGCGGTCGACCTGCAAGCGGTGTACAGCGACCTGCGGCGCCTGGCCCTGGAGGGCAATGTGGCGGCGCTCAATGACCTGGGCTGGATCTGGCTCAATGGCAAGTACTGGATCGCCGATACCCAGTTGGCCGGGCACTTGCTGCGCATGGCGGCGTTGCAGGGGAGCGCTGCGGCGTGGTTCAACCTGGGTCAGCAGCACTATTTCGGCAAGGGTGTCGAGGTGTCCTACGAGCAGGCTGCCGAGTGTTATCGCCAGGCCTTCGAGCGTGGGATGCTGCATGCGGCGGCGGCCTTGGGCGATCTGTACGAAGAAGAGATCTGTGATGCCGAGCAGGACTGGCAGGTTGACCTGGTCGAGGCGTTGCGCTGGTTCATGAAGGGCGCGAAACGCGGTGAAGCGCGGTGTCGGTTTGAAGTGGGGTATCGGTTTTTACATGGCCTGTATGTTCAGAGCGATAGCAAGGCGGGGCTGTATTGGCTGGAGTTGGCTGCTGCCGCCGGGGTGATGCAGGCGGCCGAAGAGCTGGCGGTGCATTACAGCAGCCGGGATGCGGCGCGTTATCTGGACTGGCGGGATCAGGCGATCTTGATGGGCAGTAACTTGGCGTTGACCATGAAGCTGGAAGATCAGATTCAGCCTTGAGGGAGTCGGGGCCGCTCACATGAACAACATTTCATCCCGGCACTTCATCGCCCGCGGTTGACGACAGGGGGAGGGCAGGGCGTATATTGATAGTTAGCAAACTATGAATATCCTCGGTTCCTCACATGACGCTTGATGCACTGCACCTGAAAGTCAGCAGCGGCATGGTCGTGGCTGCGCGCCATTGGCGGCGCATCTGCCATGCCGCCTTGACTGGCTACGGCATCTCCGAAGCCTGCGCGGTGCCGCTGTTGATGATCGTGCGCCTGGGTGATGGCGTGCATCAGGTAGCGGTGGCCAACGCTGCCGGCCTGGAGAGCCCTTCGCTGGTACGCCTGCTCGACCAGCTGTGCAAGGCTGGCCTGGTCTGCCGCAGTGAAGACCCACTCGACCGCCGCGCCAAGGCCTTGAGCCTGACCGCTGATGGGCGGATCCTTGCCGAATCCATCGAAGCCGAGCTGGTGCGCCTGCGCCGTGAGGTCTTGCACGGCATCAGCCAGGCCGATCTGGAAGCCACCTTGCGCGTTATCCAAGCCTTCGAAGCAGCCGGCCAGGTCACCCCGGGCGGCTTTGCATGAACGGCTTCTTCAGCTCGATGCCCCCCGCGCGCGACTGGTTCTATGGCGTGCGGACCTTCGCCGCCTCGATGATCGCCCTGTACATCGCCCTGCTCATGCAGCTGCCGCGCCCGTACTGGGCGATGGCCACGGTGTACATCGTCTCCAGCCCGTTCGTTGGCCCGACCAGTTCCAAGGCGCTGTACCGTGCCCTGGGCACCTTGCTCGGCGCCGGTGGTGCGATCTTGCTGGTGCCGCCGCTGGTGCAATCGCCGCTGTTGCTGTCGGTCGCCATCGCCTTGTGGACCGGCACCTTGCTGTTCCTCTCGCTAAACCTGCGCACAGCCAACAACTACGTGCTGATGCTCGCCGGCTACACCCTGCCGATGATCGCCCTGGCGGTGGTGGATAACCCGCTGGCGGTGTTCGACGTGGCATCGTCGCGGGCCCAGGAGATCTGTCTGGGGAT comes from the Pseudomonas urmiensis genome and includes:
- a CDS encoding ABC transporter permease, with protein sequence MTTTPARQEYEVQLQPLLSVPLERQLPLVQRLWQQGWLRKTVILIVLALLWEIAARYTDNDLLLPSFLQTAVALWDGMLSGELPAKVGVSLIVLLKGYVLGIVLAFGLTSLAVSTQFGRDLLGTLTSMFNPLPAIALLPLALLWFGLGDNSLIFVLVHSVLWALALNTYAGFLGVSETLRMAGRNYGLKGLRLVLHILVPAALPSILSGLKIGWAFAWRTLIAAELVFGASSGKGGLGWYIFQNRNELYTDKVFAGLAVVILIGLLVEGLVFNTLERVTVRRWGMQR
- a CDS encoding WYL domain-containing protein gives rise to the protein MPFATTRATLSRQWALLRQLPSRSPGVTSAELVWRLRDVGFSVSKRTVERDLNELSLIFPLERNDKSIPFGWHWSATAVGELRGNFDLQGFLRDDALQPVQGAGVQIQAWVSDGLARQLREAPLSADMQLTALEQGHRMRATVTDGWPLRWWLLSQGDGLVVEQPQTLREEIGRTLSSAAAQYQA
- a CDS encoding tetratricopeptide repeat protein, which codes for MSAASNIHSLLARLLPARIAPVPARPRQRQRLFAGVGMPSQRAPLGERFGLVSRLDEAVDLQAVYSDLRRLALEGNVAALNDLGWIWLNGKYWIADTQLAGHLLRMAALQGSAAAWFNLGQQHYFGKGVEVSYEQAAECYRQAFERGMLHAAAALGDLYEEEICDAEQDWQVDLVEALRWFMKGAKRGEARCRFEVGYRFLHGLYVQSDSKAGLYWLELAAAAGVMQAAEELAVHYSSRDAARYLDWRDQAILMGSNLALTMKLEDQIQP
- a CDS encoding MarR family winged helix-turn-helix transcriptional regulator encodes the protein MTLDALHLKVSSGMVVAARHWRRICHAALTGYGISEACAVPLLMIVRLGDGVHQVAVANAAGLESPSLVRLLDQLCKAGLVCRSEDPLDRRAKALSLTADGRILAESIEAELVRLRREVLHGISQADLEATLRVIQAFEAAGQVTPGGFA